CGAAGTACCGAAGCGAAGCGCAGTGCGGAATGCCCCGACCCTTGCGTCAGCAAGGGGCACGCCCAAAAAAATAAAATTAAAAATCAAATTATTTTTTCTCAATTTGTTGAACAATATCAGTATCCGTAAATGGCTTGTTGTATCACGTTTTGAAGTATATCCCTTTTACTCAATTAAAAAAGTTTTACCTTCTTGGGCGTATTCTGTGTGCGGAAATATAGTTTGAGCTTCTTGTACTACTTCCTGCTCTAAATTAAAATATCGGGCTGAAACATGTCCTATCAAAAGCTTTTGTACTTGGGCTAGCTGCGCTATGGTAGCCGCTTGAAGGGCTGTACTGTGATAAGTCTCTACTGCTTTTTGAATTTCACTGTGTTTAAAGGTTGCTTCGTGATACAAAAGAGTAACCTTTTCAATGTAAGGGACTATTTCAGGATAAAAAGCCGTATCAGTGCAAAAAGCATAACTACAAATTTTTTTTCTCTCTCCCAATACTTGTTCGGGAAATATAGTTTGTCCGTGAATATTCTGTACAGGTATGCCCTTTTTGAGAAATTTGAATAAGTGCGGGGCTACCTGCAAAGCACGGGCTTTTTCTACTAAAAACTTCGGAGGTTTAGGTTTTTCTCTAAATACGTATCCATACGTTTCTATTCTGTGATTTAACCTAAAAGCTCGTACTTCAAGGTTAGCATTCTCATATACGACTTGGTTATTTTCTTGTGGCACAAGGTAATACACAGGAAAATTGAGATAAGCTTGGGTGAAATTGAGTTGTGTTTGAACGTACTTTTGCACATCTTGCGGACCTACAATAAATAACTCTGTTTTTCTGCCATTGAGCGACATAGAAGAAAGCAAAGGAACTAGTCCAAAGCAGTGATCGCCATGCAGATGAGAAATAAATATGGCTTCAAAATTACTTCTTATTTTATACTTCAAAATTTGAATTTGCGTGCCTTCGCCACAATCTAAAAGAAAGAGATGCTGCTCACAACGTAGTGCTTGTGCCGTAGTGTTTCTACCTAAGGTAGGTACAGCTGCTGAGTTTCC
This region of Bacteroidia bacterium genomic DNA includes:
- a CDS encoding ribonuclease Z, with the protein product MFQLTILGNSAAVPTLGRNTTAQALRCEQHLFLLDCGEGTQIQILKYKIRSNFEAIFISHLHGDHCFGLVPLLSSMSLNGRKTELFIVGPQDVQKYVQTQLNFTQAYLNFPVYYLVPQENNQVVYENANLEVRAFRLNHRIETYGYVFREKPKPPKFLVEKARALQVAPHLFKFLKKGIPVQNIHGQTIFPEQVLGERKKICSYAFCTDTAFYPEIVPYIEKVTLLYHEATFKHSEIQKAVETYHSTALQAATIAQLAQVQKLLIGHVSARYFNLEQEVVQEAQTIFPHTEYAQEGKTFLIE